One window from the genome of Glycine soja cultivar W05 chromosome 12, ASM419377v2, whole genome shotgun sequence encodes:
- the LOC114379739 gene encoding protein DETOXIFICATION 40-like, translated as MGSAEKEPLLTAEGTRSNSKHESSSHGQLERILSDDTLPFLNRVGPATWIELKLLFFLAAPAVIVYLINYLMSMSTQIFSGHLGNLELAAASLGNTGIQMFAYGLMLGMGSAVETLCGQAFGAQKYGMLGVYMQRSTILLSLAGVVLTVIYVFSEPMLIFLGESPRIASAAALFVYGLIPQIFAYAANFPIQKFLQAQSIVAPSAYISAATLVVHLGMSWVAVYEIGLGLLGASLVLSLSWWIMVIGQYVYIVKSERCRRTWQGFTWEAFSGLYGFFKLSAASAVMLCLETWYFQILVLLAGLLPNPELALDSLSICTTISGWVFMISVGFNAAASVRVSNELGARSPKSASFSVVVVTVISFIISVIAALVVLALRDVISYAFTGGEEVAAAVSDLCPLLALSLVLNGIQPVLSGVAVGCGWQAFVAYVNVGCYYGVGIPLGAVLGFYFQFGAKGIWLGMLGGTVMQTIILLWVTFRTDWTKEVEEAAKRLTKWEDKKEPLLN; from the exons ATGGGTTCAGCGGAGAAAGAGCCACTGTTAACAGCGGAGGGAACTCGATCAAACTCAAAGCACGAGTCCTCCTCCCATGGGCAACTTGAGAGAATTCTCTCCGACGACACCCTACCCTTCCTCAACCGTGTGGGACCCGCCACGTGGATCGAGTTGAAGCTCCTCTTCTTCCTCGCCGCCCCTGCCGTCATCGTCTACCTCATCAACTACCTCATGTCCATGTCCACCCAAATCTTCTCCGGCCACCTCGGCAACCTCGAACTCGCCGCCGCCTCCCTCGGCAACACCGGCATCCAAATGTTCGCCTACGGCCTCATG TTGGGTATGGGGAGTGCCGTGGAGACGCTATGCGGACAAGCATTCGGAGCTCAAAAGTACGGGATGTTAGGAGTCTACATGCAGCGGTCAACGATTCTTCTCTCACTAGCCGGCGTAGTGTTGACCGTGATATACGTATTCAGCGAACCGATGCTAATATTCCTCGGGGAATCACCGAGAATCGCGTCGGCGGCAGCACTCTTTGTGTACGGGTTGATCCCACAGATATTCGCATACGCGGCGAACTTCCCGATCCAGAAGTTTCTCCAAGCGCAGAGCATAGTGGCACCGAGCGCGTACATATCAGCGGCGACGCTGGTGGTCCACCTGGGGATGAGTTGGGTGGCGGTGTACGAGATTGGGTTGGGGCTGTTGGGGGCGTCGCTGGTGCTGAGCCTGTCGTGGTGGATAATGGTGATTGGACAGTACGTGTACATAGTGAAGAGCGAGAGGTGCAGGCGCACGTGGCAGGGGTTCACGTGGGAGGCGTTTAGCGGTTTGTATGGGTTCTTCAAGCTCTCCGCTGCGTCCGCGGTCATGCTGTGCCTGGAGACATGGTACTTTCAGATTCTGGTTTTGCTCGCGGGGCTTCTCCCTAATCCTGAGTTGGCTCTTGATTCCCTTTCTATctg CACCACAATTTCTGGATGGGTGTTCATGATCTCTGTTGGATTCAATGCAGCTGCAAG CGTGAGGGTGAGCAACGAACTAGGAGCAAGAAGTCCAAAATCAGCATCGTTTTCGGTGGTTGTGGTGACAGTGATTTCTTTCATAATATCAGTAATTGCAGCACTGGTGGTTCTTGCATTAAGAGATGTCATTAGCTATGCCTTCACAGGGGGTGAAGAGGTTGCTGCTGCAGTTTCAGATCTTTGTCCACTCCTTGCCCTTTCTCTTGTCCTCAATGGCATTCAACCCGTCTTATCTG GGGTGGCTGTTGGATGTGGATGGCAAGCTTTCGTAGCTTATGTAAACGTGGGTTGTTATTATGGAGTTGGCATACCATTGGGCGCGGTTCTCggcttttattttcaatttggtgCCAAG GGAATATGGCTGGGAATGCTAGGTGGCACCGTTATGCAAACAATTATTCTACTGTGGGTCACATTTAGAACGGATTGGACTAAGGAG GTAGAGGAAGCAGCCAAGAGGCTGACCAAATGGGAGGACAAGAAGGAACCACTACTAAATTGA